A single region of the Pectinophora gossypiella chromosome 2, ilPecGoss1.1, whole genome shotgun sequence genome encodes:
- the LOC126375200 gene encoding survival of motor neuron-related-splicing factor 30, producing MAEDLRNYNLQLQQVEAALLTDPQNEELLKLKADLEEVIELTKDLIKTQEGNSKVPNIHGSSNDDDVTASLLAAEGASERPQTLWKVGEKCLAKWRADGAFYEALIEEIAEDSLKVKFDGYTTLENVSLLDIKPLGTGIKRPAESDEGKHGKGYNREYLKKKKQKKQQRFKQIEEERESEKNKWLSFNTKAAKKPGVKSKSIFASPDNLTGRVGIGTCGISGKPMTEYTPGEKWKKGG from the exons ATGGCTGAAGATTTGAGAAATTACAATCTACAACTACAGCAG GTGGAAGCAGCTTTACTTACCGACCCTCAGAATGAGGAGCTGCTGAAGCTGAAAGCGGATCTGGAAGAAGTAATTGAATTGACAAAAGATCTAATAAAGACCCAGGAAGGTAACTCCAAAGTGCCCAATATTCATGGTTCTAGTAATGACGATGATGTTACAGCGTCCCTGTTGGCGGCCGAAGGAGCTTCCGAAAGGCCGCAGACTTTATGGAAGGTTGGAGAAAAGTGCTTAGCCAAGTGGAGAGCAGATGGAGc GTTCTATGAAGCTCTGATTGAAGAGATAGCTGAAGATAGCCTCAAAGTAAAGTTTGATGGCTACACAACCCTAGAAAATGTTTCCTTGCTGGACATCAAACCCTTAGGAACTGGTATTAAAAGGCCGGCTGAGAGTGACGAGGGCAA GCATGGAAAAGGTTATAACAGAGAATacttgaagaagaagaaacaaaaaaaacaacaaagatTTAAGCAAATTGAAGAGGAGAGAGAAAGTGAGAAAAACAAATGGCTTTCCTTCAATACTAAAGCTGCTAAAAAGCCAGGAGTGAAGAGTAAAAGCATTTTTGCTTCTCCAGACAACCTAACTGGTAGAGTTGGAATTGGAACTTGTGGCATATCTGGGAAACCAATGACTGAGTACACACCTGGTGAAAAGTGGAAGAAGGGTGGATAA